A single Lysinibacter sp. HNR DNA region contains:
- a CDS encoding DUF1116 domain-containing protein yields MSINDLFAASLKPVNLGLDMFADDLAEQNAAPVRMDWTPPGGGDPEVIAALSKLEVPRISEKIDAANRVALDRVLSAQPFLEGFGQAIDTVPGMTKKTILHAGPPISWERMSGPMKGAVTGALVFEGLASNLDEAAELAGSGEITFSPCHEHQSVGSMAGVTSASMWVHKVTNRTHGNTAYTNLSEQLSKILRFGANDQSVIDRLNWMRDVLGPVLSSAMELNSDGFDLRLMLSQALHMGDEAHNRNVAGTTVLIQALAPYILETDFSTKEKREVFDFVASSDYFSGPTWMVTAKAAMDAAIGVKDSTVVTAMCRNGVDFGIRVSGTGDQWFTGPAQQVIGPMFAGYTEEDSGLDMGDSAITETYGIGGFAMAAAPAIVALVGGTVQEAMGYSRMMNAITTGNNPNVTIPALDFMGVPSGIDVRKVMETGILPIINTAIAHKEPGIGMIGAGIVHPPVEAFQSALLTLAEVIGDN; encoded by the coding sequence CCGCCCGGCGGGGGCGATCCCGAGGTAATCGCGGCCCTGAGCAAGCTTGAGGTCCCCCGCATTTCCGAAAAGATTGATGCCGCTAACCGGGTGGCGCTCGATCGGGTTCTTTCCGCGCAGCCCTTCCTCGAGGGCTTTGGGCAGGCAATCGACACCGTACCCGGTATGACCAAAAAGACGATCCTGCACGCGGGCCCGCCAATCTCCTGGGAGCGAATGAGCGGACCGATGAAGGGTGCTGTGACGGGTGCGCTTGTCTTTGAGGGTCTGGCTTCAAATCTCGATGAGGCTGCAGAGCTCGCGGGTAGCGGAGAGATTACCTTCTCTCCCTGTCATGAGCACCAATCGGTGGGTTCGATGGCCGGTGTCACCAGCGCCAGCATGTGGGTGCACAAGGTAACCAACCGCACCCATGGAAACACCGCCTACACCAATCTCTCCGAGCAGCTCTCGAAGATCCTGCGATTCGGAGCAAACGATCAATCCGTGATTGATCGCCTGAACTGGATGCGCGATGTGCTCGGACCGGTGCTCTCCTCCGCCATGGAACTCAACTCAGACGGATTTGATCTGCGCCTGATGCTCTCGCAGGCACTTCACATGGGAGACGAGGCGCACAACCGCAACGTTGCCGGTACAACGGTGCTGATTCAGGCCCTCGCCCCCTACATTCTGGAAACCGACTTCTCGACAAAAGAGAAGCGTGAGGTCTTCGATTTTGTAGCCTCCTCGGATTACTTCTCTGGACCCACCTGGATGGTTACGGCAAAGGCCGCCATGGATGCGGCAATCGGGGTGAAGGACTCCACCGTAGTGACGGCCATGTGCCGCAACGGAGTCGACTTTGGGATTCGAGTGTCGGGCACCGGAGACCAGTGGTTTACGGGACCTGCGCAGCAGGTTATCGGACCCATGTTTGCCGGTTATACGGAGGAGGACTCTGGGCTCGACATGGGCGATTCGGCCATCACGGAAACCTACGGTATTGGCGGATTTGCCATGGCTGCGGCGCCCGCAATCGTTGCCCTGGTGGGCGGCACCGTGCAGGAGGCCATGGGCTACTCCCGCATGATGAACGCCATCACTACGGGTAACAACCCTAACGTGACGATACCCGCGCTGGACTTTATGGGGGTACCCAGCGGGATCGATGTGCGCAAGGTTATGGAGACAGGCATATTGCCGATAATTAACACCGCCATTGCGCACAAAGAGCCCGGTATCGGAATGATTGGGGCGGGCATTGTTCACCCACCTGTGGAGGCCTTCCAATCGGCTCTCCTCACTCTTGCCGAGGTTATTGGAGATAACTAA